In Niallia sp. FSL W8-0635, one genomic interval encodes:
- a CDS encoding MFS transporter, giving the protein MNVNKNFSLLMIGQSFANIGDVLYMVSVISIIYDLKGSATAASFVPFTITTCMFISSIITPLLVGKIRLNSLMAGSQIGKTLLLILFGFALTGITASNYYIVFIVIGLIAFLDGCANPIRQTLIPYYVQPEKLMKANGIAETVTQLIQAAMWFVGSMFLLILSPQQLIWFVGCLFIISSFLLCFLETVYAKTLESAGKIEQIQEGWKTLFHTPVLRKIALMDLLESLAGTVWIAAVLYVFVSEALEVEQTWWGFINGAFFLGLILGSLYCIKYASYVESKLGIFLLTGAFVNFLLTIVFSLNSIPIFSLVLSFCVGIFTQIKSIPQQTIIQTSIPKEQLSKVYTSLGAIGTGIFGVGSLLMGILTDLLGVRVVFALSGILLAFVSMIIYQNKSLFNSNSYLGKERN; this is encoded by the coding sequence ATGAATGTAAATAAAAACTTTTCATTATTAATGATTGGGCAATCCTTTGCGAATATAGGGGATGTCCTCTATATGGTAAGTGTTATTAGCATTATCTATGACTTAAAGGGATCAGCGACGGCAGCATCATTTGTCCCATTTACAATTACAACCTGTATGTTTATTTCTAGTATAATAACACCCCTTCTTGTCGGGAAAATAAGGTTAAACAGTTTAATGGCAGGTTCTCAAATAGGGAAGACCTTATTATTAATACTATTTGGTTTTGCATTAACAGGAATAACTGCATCAAATTATTATATAGTCTTTATCGTCATAGGACTTATTGCCTTTCTTGATGGCTGTGCAAATCCGATTAGACAAACATTGATACCGTATTATGTGCAACCTGAAAAATTAATGAAAGCAAATGGAATAGCGGAAACAGTCACCCAATTGATTCAAGCAGCGATGTGGTTTGTCGGTAGTATGTTTCTCCTGATTTTAAGTCCACAGCAACTCATTTGGTTTGTTGGCTGCTTATTTATTATTTCGAGTTTCTTGCTATGTTTTTTAGAAACGGTCTATGCAAAAACACTGGAATCAGCCGGGAAGATAGAACAAATTCAAGAGGGGTGGAAGACATTATTTCACACCCCGGTATTAAGAAAAATTGCTTTGATGGATCTCCTAGAAAGTCTTGCTGGCACAGTATGGATTGCGGCTGTTTTATATGTATTCGTTAGTGAAGCCCTAGAAGTAGAACAGACATGGTGGGGATTCATTAATGGAGCTTTCTTTTTAGGATTAATTTTAGGAAGCCTTTATTGTATTAAATATGCTTCCTATGTTGAAAGTAAATTAGGGATATTTCTTTTAACAGGAGCGTTTGTTAATTTTCTTCTTACGATAGTATTTAGCTTAAATAGTATTCCTATTTTTTCATTAGTTCTATCGTTTTGCGTCGGCATTTTTACACAAATAAAAAGTATCCCTCAACAAACAATCATTCAAACAAGTATCCCGAAAGAACAGCTATCAAAGGTGTATACTTCTTTGGGAGCAATAGGTACAGGAATCTTTGGTGTTGGCTCCTTGCTGATGGGAATATTAACTGATTTATTAGGAGTAAGAGTTGTCTTTGCGTTATCTGGCATCCTCCTTGCGTTTGTGAGTATGATTATCTATCAAAATAAGTCTTTGTTTAATAGTAATAGTTATTTAGGTAAAGAACGAAATTAA
- a CDS encoding ArsR/SmtB family transcription factor — MEVFSTTGRKRETYQVEVKYSLLWECALGIAAITNSHLLDSLDKPKSYWKEVKTSLSADLQAQLDYVETNNTWKALLQLLHQKDFSSLEAFFEYIDKLTDRELIYQCIPFITETYQPLREQAANKNVDAIEQLREATKDNPFFPSYISFICMIEPQQLKQHLIKVMGGWYKAVIEPELKNLNSILQTDAHTKEDRKVKMEPEEFVEWATGGIKYIPEPSVYKVLLIPQYIYRPWNITADLEGTKVYYYPVSNESITPSDKCMPSNFLVLKHKALGDEVRFRMVKLLFEQSRTLQEMTEKLALGKSTIHHHLKILRSAQLVGIEDGKYVLKTRAIASLAKELEQYLQQ, encoded by the coding sequence GTGGAGGTTTTTAGTACAACTGGTCGGAAACGAGAGACGTATCAAGTAGAAGTGAAGTATTCACTATTATGGGAGTGTGCACTTGGAATAGCCGCTATCACTAATAGCCATTTACTCGATTCGCTGGACAAGCCAAAGAGTTATTGGAAAGAGGTAAAAACGAGTCTTTCTGCAGATTTACAAGCTCAATTAGACTATGTTGAAACAAATAATACGTGGAAAGCATTACTTCAATTGCTCCACCAAAAGGATTTTTCCAGCCTAGAAGCATTTTTCGAATATATAGATAAGCTTACCGATAGAGAATTAATCTATCAATGTATTCCGTTTATAACGGAAACCTATCAGCCGCTTAGAGAGCAAGCCGCAAACAAAAACGTAGATGCGATAGAGCAATTAAGAGAAGCAACAAAAGACAATCCTTTTTTCCCGAGCTATATTTCTTTCATTTGTATGATTGAGCCACAGCAACTGAAACAGCATCTGATTAAAGTCATGGGTGGTTGGTATAAAGCAGTCATAGAACCTGAGTTGAAAAACTTGAATTCTATCCTACAAACAGATGCTCACACTAAGGAAGATAGGAAAGTGAAAATGGAGCCAGAGGAATTTGTAGAATGGGCTACGGGAGGAATAAAGTATATACCAGAACCAAGCGTGTATAAAGTACTACTCATTCCTCAGTACATATATCGACCATGGAATATTACTGCAGATTTAGAAGGAACGAAAGTATACTATTATCCTGTTTCAAATGAAAGTATTACTCCTAGCGATAAATGTATGCCAAGCAATTTTCTTGTTTTGAAACATAAAGCATTAGGAGATGAAGTTCGTTTCAGAATGGTGAAATTATTGTTTGAACAAAGTCGAACCCTTCAGGAAATGACCGAAAAACTAGCGTTGGGAAAATCGACCATACACCATCATTTAAAAATATTGAGATCGGCCCAGCTAGTAGGAATAGAAGATGGAAAATATGTATTAAAGACGAGAGCTATCGCATCATTAGCAAAAGAATTAGAGCAATACTTGCAGCAATGA
- a CDS encoding MFS transporter, which yields MKIFKNKPFTYMWMGNGISELAGAFGTFCNSLLIYEMTDSSWALGSMWLLYFVPSLVLQLFIGPYIDRWSRKWIMIFALWSRGLVFLIPLIGFITNSLVPWHIFIVQIIIGLITPIYSPANQAILPSLVSKQHLHKANAYVEGLARLMTFTAPVMAGVVIEYIGIGSTLSFICIALIISGSLLLGISEKRKVQIERRTWATEFMEGISYFFQQKTIVWLGIFLAVVQFGVGVTMVINIPYIKTVLDGNNAMYGYFMAGFPLGYMLGTLLVGKLTFHSRRRLMLGALFIGGVTYINLGMTSSIIFAITTEIIAGVAMALFSIHNITICQQTVPNHLMGKIISVRSFIIRAMMPLGVLISGILSEVWGIRPLYILIGALIASFSLLGMLLPYFAFMDKEDTNEKLAS from the coding sequence TTGAAAATCTTTAAAAATAAGCCATTTACATATATGTGGATGGGTAATGGCATATCAGAATTAGCAGGGGCCTTTGGAACCTTTTGCAATTCGCTATTAATCTATGAGATGACAGATTCATCTTGGGCATTGGGCAGTATGTGGCTATTATATTTCGTGCCATCCCTTGTGCTTCAGCTTTTTATTGGGCCATATATTGATCGCTGGAGTAGAAAGTGGATTATGATTTTTGCACTTTGGAGCAGGGGACTTGTGTTTCTCATACCACTTATCGGTTTTATTACAAACTCATTAGTCCCATGGCATATTTTTATTGTCCAAATCATCATCGGATTAATAACTCCCATTTATTCGCCAGCCAATCAAGCAATACTGCCTAGCCTTGTTTCGAAACAGCATTTACATAAAGCAAATGCCTATGTGGAGGGGCTAGCGAGATTAATGACCTTTACTGCTCCTGTCATGGCAGGAGTGGTCATTGAGTATATTGGGATTGGCAGTACGTTATCTTTTATCTGTATCGCACTAATTATTAGTGGAAGTCTTTTATTGGGAATTTCTGAAAAAAGAAAAGTACAGATAGAAAGAAGAACGTGGGCTACGGAATTTATGGAAGGAATCAGCTACTTTTTCCAGCAAAAAACAATAGTGTGGTTAGGTATTTTTCTAGCAGTTGTGCAATTTGGAGTAGGGGTCACGATGGTAATCAATATTCCGTATATCAAAACGGTTTTAGACGGAAATAATGCCATGTATGGTTATTTTATGGCAGGATTTCCTTTAGGCTATATGCTAGGTACATTATTGGTTGGGAAATTGACATTCCACTCGAGAAGACGACTGATGCTAGGAGCATTATTTATTGGAGGGGTGACCTATATTAATCTTGGAATGACAAGCTCGATTATTTTTGCCATCACAACAGAAATAATTGCGGGTGTCGCGATGGCTTTATTTAGCATTCATAATATAACGATATGCCAGCAAACAGTTCCCAATCATTTAATGGGAAAAATTATTTCCGTTCGTTCCTTTATTATTCGAGCAATGATGCCACTAGGTGTATTAATAAGTGGAATACTAAGTGAAGTGTGGGGAATCCGTCCTTTGTACATATTAATTGGAGCTTTAATTGCTAGTTTTTCTTTATTGGGCATGCTATTACCATATTTTGCGTTTATGGATAAAGAAGATACAAATGAAAAGCTGGCTTCCTAA
- the fabF gene encoding beta-ketoacyl-ACP synthase II: protein MKRVVITGMGIVSPLGNKVDDFWENLLKGNSGIRSIDHLNVSNSKTRIAGVVTDFYPEERWGAKEAKKLDRFSQFALAAAEEALTDSQLDLHQVDKERLGVYVGSGIGGLTTLIENVNTLNQRGPNRVSPNLVPMMISNAAAAQISIRFGAQGPSLSPVTACSIGNTSIGEAFHTIRNGDADVMFAGGAEAAITNLALASFGNARALSTNNEEPTLASRPFDRNRDGFVMSEGAAILVVEDLEHALKRNAPIVAEIIGYGASSDAHHMVATHPEGRGAYLAMRNALVKANISPSDVDVISAHATSTTVGDFSETLAIKKLFEEEAYKIPVTANKSMLGHMLGAAGGAEAIALVKSLREGIIPPTINLETPEPDCDLDYVPEGARKASLSIGLSNSFGFGGHNSAILLKKY, encoded by the coding sequence GTGAAAAGAGTTGTTATCACTGGAATGGGAATTGTTTCACCGTTAGGAAATAAGGTAGATGATTTTTGGGAGAATCTCTTAAAAGGAAATTCTGGGATCCGTTCTATTGACCATTTAAATGTCTCTAATTCAAAAACAAGAATTGCTGGAGTTGTAACTGACTTTTATCCAGAAGAACGATGGGGAGCAAAGGAAGCGAAGAAACTTGATCGATTTAGCCAATTTGCATTGGCGGCAGCAGAAGAAGCTTTAACAGACTCTCAGCTGGACTTACATCAAGTAGACAAAGAGCGGCTAGGTGTCTATGTAGGGTCAGGGATTGGCGGTTTGACCACCCTTATTGAAAATGTAAATACATTAAATCAAAGAGGTCCTAATCGCGTAAGTCCTAACTTAGTGCCGATGATGATTTCGAACGCAGCCGCGGCGCAAATTAGTATTAGATTCGGAGCTCAAGGTCCTTCCCTCTCCCCTGTAACAGCTTGTTCAATTGGAAACACCTCGATTGGGGAAGCCTTTCACACCATTCGAAATGGCGATGCAGATGTGATGTTTGCTGGCGGAGCAGAAGCTGCTATTACAAATTTAGCTTTAGCTAGCTTTGGTAATGCAAGAGCCTTATCTACTAATAACGAGGAACCTACTCTAGCAAGTAGACCTTTTGATAGAAATCGAGATGGATTTGTGATGAGTGAAGGAGCAGCTATATTAGTAGTGGAAGACTTGGAACATGCCCTGAAGAGAAACGCTCCGATAGTGGCTGAAATTATTGGATATGGGGCAAGCTCAGATGCTCATCATATGGTTGCGACCCATCCAGAAGGAAGAGGTGCATATCTCGCAATGAGAAACGCATTAGTGAAAGCAAATATCTCCCCTTCGGATGTTGATGTAATTAGTGCCCATGCAACCAGTACAACCGTTGGCGATTTCTCGGAAACATTAGCTATTAAGAAATTATTTGAAGAGGAAGCTTATAAAATACCAGTAACCGCAAATAAATCGATGCTTGGTCATATGCTTGGTGCCGCTGGTGGTGCAGAAGCAATCGCCCTAGTAAAGAGTTTGAGAGAAGGCATTATTCCACCGACGATCAACTTAGAAACACCAGAACCTGACTGTGATTTAGACTATGTCCCAGAAGGAGCAAGAAAAGCTTCTCTATCTATTGGGTTATCTAATTCCTTTGGCTTTGGCGGTCATAATTCTGCGATTTTATTGAAAAAATATTAA
- a CDS encoding helix-turn-helix transcriptional regulator: MNRDIRLEALSDFLKTKRSKIQPQMVGLPVGSRRRTAGLRREEVAQLAGVSTTWYTWLEQGRDIKVSISVLDAVADALQLNLDERKYVYGLAFEEGGSFFPKEEEEGMITPALEKILKELRYCPSIITDRRSFIVGWNEAAKQVFLDFEKLPLEKRNLIELVFSRKELRALAVNWEDFVKGFISIFRTYLGQYMADEWYGKFIEEMKKNYPDFNKMWNESEISSAPEVLIEFRHSKAGKMIYNLTSLQVHGANDLRCSVYTPVDGTGTEEKIKHLMK; this comes from the coding sequence ATGAATAGAGATATTCGATTAGAAGCTCTATCTGATTTTCTAAAAACAAAACGCTCAAAAATACAACCGCAAATGGTTGGACTTCCAGTTGGCAGTAGAAGAAGAACGGCAGGACTTCGCCGTGAGGAAGTAGCACAATTAGCTGGAGTAAGCACTACCTGGTATACCTGGCTAGAGCAAGGTAGGGATATTAAAGTATCTATTTCTGTTCTAGATGCTGTAGCTGATGCTTTGCAATTGAACCTGGACGAAAGAAAATATGTATATGGATTAGCTTTTGAGGAGGGTGGTTCCTTTTTTCCTAAGGAAGAGGAAGAGGGAATGATTACGCCAGCCTTGGAAAAAATTTTAAAAGAGCTTCGCTACTGTCCTTCCATTATTACCGATCGCCGTTCCTTTATCGTAGGCTGGAATGAAGCAGCTAAACAAGTATTCTTGGATTTTGAAAAGCTTCCACTTGAAAAAAGAAATCTTATTGAACTGGTTTTTTCAAGAAAAGAGCTAAGAGCATTAGCTGTCAATTGGGAGGACTTTGTTAAAGGATTTATTTCTATCTTTCGCACCTATTTGGGGCAGTATATGGCAGATGAGTGGTATGGAAAATTTATTGAGGAGATGAAAAAGAACTATCCAGATTTTAATAAAATGTGGAATGAAAGTGAAATAAGCTCTGCTCCTGAGGTGTTAATTGAATTTCGTCACTCTAAGGCGGGAAAAATGATTTATAATTTAACATCTTTACAAGTTCATGGCGCAAATGATTTGAGATGCAGTGTTTATACACCTGTTGATGGGACTGGTACAGAGGAGAAGATTAAGCATTTGATGAAATAG
- a CDS encoding SDR family oxidoreductase, with translation MKLLVTGATGKLGSKIVNALLSKVPADQLAVSVRNPEKAEDFRAKGVEVRQGDFDQPETLETAFKGIDRLLIISADGDTETRIRQHNNAVAAAKNAGVSFIAYTSIANAQESTNFLAEVHKATEKAILQTGIPYSFLRNNWYLENELSTIQGVQAGAPWVTSAGNGKVGWALQQDYAEAAAAVLAGEEHENTIYELSGKPLSQEEIAAAVGTVIGKEVPVQQVDDTTYAEIMTQAGVPDFIVPMLVAIQKDIREGTLEIDSNDFEKLLGRSETPVVDGIKKLIN, from the coding sequence ATGAAACTATTAGTAACAGGTGCAACTGGTAAATTAGGCTCTAAAATTGTAAATGCTTTATTATCAAAGGTTCCTGCTGATCAGCTTGCTGTCAGTGTTCGCAATCCTGAAAAAGCAGAAGACTTCCGTGCAAAAGGTGTAGAGGTTCGCCAAGGAGATTTCGATCAGCCAGAAACATTGGAAACAGCCTTTAAAGGGATAGATCGCTTATTAATTATTTCTGCTGATGGAGATACAGAAACAAGAATTCGTCAACACAATAATGCTGTTGCAGCTGCTAAGAATGCTGGTGTTTCCTTTATCGCCTATACAAGCATTGCGAATGCACAAGAAAGCACGAATTTTCTAGCTGAAGTCCATAAAGCAACAGAAAAGGCTATTCTTCAAACAGGCATTCCTTATTCGTTCTTGCGCAACAACTGGTATCTAGAAAATGAACTTTCCACTATACAAGGTGTTCAAGCTGGAGCACCATGGGTTACCTCTGCTGGAAACGGAAAGGTTGGATGGGCTTTACAACAAGACTACGCAGAAGCTGCTGCAGCGGTTCTAGCTGGAGAAGAACATGAGAATACGATTTACGAGCTTTCTGGAAAACCTTTATCCCAAGAAGAAATCGCCGCTGCTGTCGGCACAGTGATTGGAAAAGAAGTACCAGTTCAACAGGTCGATGACACTACTTATGCTGAAATCATGACACAAGCTGGTGTACCAGATTTCATCGTTCCTATGCTTGTTGCGATTCAAAAGGATATTCGTGAAGGTACATTAGAAATTGACAGTAATGATTTTGAGAAATTGCTTGGACGTTCGGAAACTCCTGTAGTGGATGGGATTAAGAAGCTTATTAATTGA